A portion of the Osmerus mordax isolate fOsmMor3 chromosome 22, fOsmMor3.pri, whole genome shotgun sequence genome contains these proteins:
- the dis3 gene encoding exosome complex exonuclease RRP44: MLKSKTFVRKTRSGGVMKIVREHYLRDDIWCGSEICTQCKQESTELQKDPCIESNLCSFPHYLLPDTNVVLHQIDVLEDPLIRNVIVLQTVLQEVRHRSAPVYKRLKDILHEKEKHFYTFTNEHHRETFIEREPGESANDRNDRAIRVAAQWYGGHLGKAPEGAGLKVVLLTNDRGNKEKAEESGLLTFRCEEYIKSLIANPELVDRLALTNDDKNEISSSKVLFPEHLPLSRIQAGIKSGTYIQGTFRASRDNYLEATVFVQGDEGESTEVLLQGLQNLNRAVYQDVVAVELLPREQWVAPSSVVLQDEGPKDEDAPEEEEKALRTTAGQMEARKPTGRVVGIIKRNWRPFCGMLNMSQIKESTRHLFTPADRRIPRIRIETRQAATLAGQRIMVSIDGWPKHSRYPNGHFVRSLGNAGDKGTEMEVLLLEHDVPHQDFSQSVLSFLPQMPWAITQEDMQVREDLRELSVCSVDPPGCTDIDDALHCRDLANGNLEVGVHIADVSHFIRPGNAMDKEAANRGTTVYLCGRRIDMVPELLSSNLCSLRSNVERLAFSCIWEINDKAEILKTRFTKSVINSKASLTYAEAQMRIDDAHMNDDITKSLRGLNRLAKILKRQRIEKGALTLSSPEVRFHIDSETHDPIDLQAKELKETNSMVEEFMLLANISVAQKIYDEFPECAVLRKHPAPPPSNYDILHRAAKSKELDIHTDSAKALADSLDAAQVVGFPYFNTLLRILATRCMMQAVYFCSGLDGDFHHYGLASPIYTHFTSPIRRYSDIIVHRLLAVAIGADSTYPDLMDKHKQSGLCNNLNYRHKMAQYAQRASVAFHTQLFFRNRGILNEEGFILFVRKNAIIILIPKFGLEGTVFFENKDKPGPKLSFQEEGPTLKVEDHTFNMFDKVKVTISLDSSNIQHQKIRMSLIEPMIPGVSVPAPEVEPDAKKAKLDR; this comes from the exons ATGTTAAAGTCTAAAACATTCGTTAGAAAGACCCGGTCGGGTGGGGTGATGAAGATAGTGCGAGAACACTACTTAAGAGATGATATTTGGTGTGGAAGTGAGATCTGTACGCAGTGTAAGCAAGAATCAACTGAGCTGCAGAAAGACCCGTGCATTGAAAGCAACTTGTGTTCGTTCCCACATTATTTGCTTCCAGACACAAATGTTGTACTACATCAG ATCGATGTCCTGGAGGACCCATTAATCAGGAACGTGATCGTTCTCCAGACTGTATTACAGGAGGTACGACACCGAAGCGCGCCCGTCTACAAGAGGCTGAAAGACATCCTTCACGAGAAGGAGAAACATTTCTATACGTTTACCAACGAACATCACAG ggagacCTTCATAGAGCGAGAGCCAGGCGAGAGTGCCAACGACCGTAATGACAGAGCGATCCGCGTGGCAGCCCAGTGGTATGGCGGGCACCTGGGGAAGGCGCCGGAGGGGGCGGGTCTGAAGGTGGTCCTCCTGACCAATGACAGAGGGAATAAGGAGAAGGCTGAGGAGAGTGGCCTGCTAACCTTCAGAT gtgaggagtACATTAAGAGCCTGATAGCCAACCCAGAGCTTGTGGACCGTCTCGCCCTGACCAACGACGACAAG AATGAGATCAGCAGCAGTAAAGTGTTGTTCCCGGAGCACCTGCCCCTGTCCAGGATCCAGGCAGGCATCAAGAGTGGCACCTACATCCAGGGGACCTTCAGAGCCAGCAGGGACAACTACCTGGAGGCTACTGTCTTTGTACagggggatgaaggagagagcacAGAG GttctcctccagggcctgcaGAACCTGAACCGGGCCGTCTACCAGGACGTGGTTGCTGTGGAACTGTTGCCACGGGAACAGTGGGTGGCGCCGTCCTCGGTGGTCCTGCAGGACGAGGGGCCGAAGGACGAAGAtgccccagaggaggaggagaaggcg CTGAGGACCACGGCGGGCCAGATGGAAGCCAGGAAGCCCACAGGACGGGTGGTGGGCATCATCAAGAGGAACTGGAGACCCTTCTGTGGCATGCTCAACATGTCCCAGATCAAAGAG TCGACGCGCCACCTCTTCACCCCAGCCGACAGGCGTATCCCCAGGATCCGCATTGAGACGCGCCAGGCGGCCACGCTGGCAGGGCAAAGGATCATGGTCTCCATCGACGGCTGGCCCAAACACTCCAGATACCCCAAC GGTCATTTTGTACGTAGCCTGGGCAACGCAGGAGACAAGGGCACGGAGATGGAGGTGCTCCTGCTGGAGCATGATGTCCCTCACCAGGACTTCTCCCAGTCCGTGCTCAGCTTCCTGCCCCAGATGCCGTGGGCCATCACACAGGAG GACATGCAGGTGCGTGAGGACCTGAGAGAGCTGAGTGTCTGCAGCGTGGATCCTCCCGGCTGCACCGATATAGATGACGCCCTGCACTGTAGAGACCTGGCCAACGGTAACCTGGAG GTGGGTGTTCACATCGCAGACGTCAGCCACTTCATCCGCCCCGGCAACGCTATGGATAAGGAGGCAGCCAACAGAGGAACCACGGTCTATCTGTGTGGACGG AGAATCGACATGGTCCCTGAGCTCCTCAGCTCCAACTTGTGCTCCCTGCGCTCCAATGTGGAGAG GCTGGCTTTCTCCTGTATCTGGGAGATTAACGACAAGGCTGAGATTCTGAAGACACGATTCACCAAGAGTGTCATAAACTCTAAG GCGTCCCTCACATACGCGGAGGCCCAGATGAGGATTGACGACGCCCACATGAATGATGACATCACCAAGAGCTTGCGAGGTCTGAACCGATTGGCCAAGATCCTGAAGAGACAGAGGATAGAGAAAGG AGCACTGACCCTATCCTCTCCAGAAGTTCGCTTCCATATCGACAGCGAGACCCACGACCCCATTGACCTGCAGGCAAAGGAGCTAAA agAGACCAACTCCATGGTGGAGGAGTTCATGTTGCTAGCCAACATCTCCGTAGCGCAGAAGATCTATGATGAATTTCCGGAATGTGCCGTCCTCAGGAAGCACCCCGCTCCTCCGCCCTCCAACTACGACATCCTCCACAGGGCCGCCAAGTccaag GAGCTGGACATCCACACGGACTCGGCCAAGGCCCTGGCCGACTCCCTGGacgcggcccaggtggtgggCTTCCCCTACTTCAACACCCTGCTGAGGATCTTGGCCACGCGCTGCATGATGCAGGCCGTCTACTTCTGCTCGGGCCTGGACGGGGACTTCCACCACTACGGCCTGGCCTCGCCCATCTACACGCACTTCACCTCGCCTATCAGGAG ATACTCGGACATCATCGTGCATCGTCTGTTGGCGGTCGCCATTGGAGCAGACAGCACTTACCCAGATCTGATGGATAAGCACAAGCAGTCTGGCCTGTGCAACAACCTCAACTACCGCCACAAGATGGCGCAGTATGCCCAGAGGGCCTCGGTGGCAttccacacacag CTGTTTTTCCGGAACCGAGGCATCCTGAACGAGGAGGGCTTCATCCTCTTTGTGAGAAAGAacgccatcatcatcctcatccccaAGTTTGGTCTGGAGGGCACGGTGTTCTTCGAGAACAAGGACAAGCCTGGCCCCAAGCTGAGCTTCCAAGAGGAG ggtcctACTCTGAAGGTGGAGGATCACACCTTCAACATGTTTGACAAGGTGAAGGTGACCATCAGTCTGGACTCCTCCAACATCCAGCACCAGAAGATCCGGATGTCCCTGATTGAGCCGATG ATCCCTGGTGTGAGTGTTCCAGCACCTGAAGTGGAACCCGACGCCAAGAAGGCCAAATTAGACCGCTGA